A window from Culex pipiens pallens isolate TS chromosome 3, TS_CPP_V2, whole genome shotgun sequence encodes these proteins:
- the LOC120413662 gene encoding uncharacterized protein LOC120413662 isoform X2 translates to MDMSGPPRGGFRGGRGGPPRSGGFGDRGRGRGGRGGPGMGRMMGGPPMMRGRGGGGMMRSGPPRGMGGGGPMRSGPSMSRPYGSRPPLGPRSSYPPSVSNGSNGSAPPPPSSTTENGNDLKTADTTSAAKPVAATTGDSTPTSSAPPGAPKPATTSSQVPSSESGRGSPPQPIKTADSSSLSHSRDSHEPSGGGSSYHSSSSRGYGGPRGDRGGYMPRGMGRGRGGYRGGGGYRGENSYDAPRPFRGGSRGGGRGSYGGGGPGGYGGGPGGYGGGSSYNSGGYNNGPPPSYHQMGGYQGGGGYNQGPPPRQQFDTRQPSNTTTVTPIKRGGMPGGPPGPKRGRYDSGPPSRALPPKSMPPHHGAPAPVSSYNAPPAMPPHGGYPEHSHPPASMDQYGSHGAAPAGGSYGAGAGAPQGGYGANGYSQSGYGSAAVPATGYATGTEYDASHYDYSAGTYDTRYQAGYSQDYSQSYGATTEYSAVPAETYPSQQYDERSAYSGYALIVSAAAG, encoded by the exons ATGGATATGTCTGGTCCACCACGTGGTGGGTTCCGGGGAGGACGGGGTGGTCCACCCCGAAGCGGCGGATTTGGCGACCGGGGACG CGGTCGCGGTGGTCGTGGAGGTCCCGgcatgggtcggatgatgggtgGCCCGCCAATGATGCGTGGTCGCGGGGGCGGTGGCATGATGCGGTCCGGACCGCCCCGTGGCATGGGAGGTGGTGGTCCGATGCGCAGTGGACCGTCAATGTCCCGGCCGTACGGAAGCCGCCCGCCGCTAGGTCCCCGCAGCAGCTATCCGCCGTCTGTTTCGAACGGTTCCAACGGGTCTGCTCCGCCCCCTCCGTCGTCCACCACTGAAAACGGTAATGATCTCAAAACGGCCGATACCACTTCGGCGGCCAAACCGGTCGCTGCGACGACCGGGGATAGTACTCCGACTTCGTCGGCACCGCCCGGGGCACCAAAACCGGCCACCACTTCGTCACAGGTCCCTAGCTCGGAGTCGGGTCGGGGTTCTCCACCGCAACCAATTAAAACGGCTGATTCTAGCAGCTTGTCACACTCGCGTGATTCGCACGAACCGTCCGGCGGTGGCAGTTCGTACCATTCGTCGTCGTCACGTGGCTACGGAGGTCCCCGGGGAGACCGTGGAGGATACATGCCACGGGGCATGGGACGAGGACGTGGTGGATATCGAGGCGGCGGCGGCTATCGTGGGGAAAATTCGTACGACGCGCCTCGTCCGTTCCGCGGAGGTTCCCGAGGTGGTGGCCGCGGAAGCTACGGCGGAGGTGGACCAGGAGGTTACGGCGGTGGACCGGGAGGGTATGGCGGTGGATCAAGCTACAACAGTGGAGGATACAACAACGGACCGCCTCCCTCGTATCACCAGATGGGCGGCTACCAGGGCGGTGGCGGCTACAACCAAGGACCGCCTCCTCGGCAGCAGTTTGACACGCGACAACCGTCCAACACTACCACGGTGACACCGATCAAGCGCGGAGGAATGCCCGGTGGACCACCCGGGCCCAAGCGGGGTCGCTACGACTCGGGACCGCCGAGCCGAGCGTTGCCACCAAAGAGCATGCCGCCACATCACGGTGCTCCGGCTCCGGTGTCCTCGTACAATGCGCCTCCCGCGATGCCCCCCCACGGAGGCTACCCGGAACATAGTCATCCTCCGGCCAGCATGGACCAGTACGGATCGCACGGAGCGGCCCCAGCCGGTGGTAGCTACGGAGCCGGCGCCGGTGCGCCTCAGGGAGGTTACGGCGCCAACGGGTACAGCCAAAGCGGGTACGGCAGTGCCGCCGTCCCGGCCACAGGCTACGCCACCGGAACGGAGTACGATGCCAGTCACTACGACTACAG TGCCGGAACGTACGACACCCGGTATCAGGCAGGATACTCGCAAGACTACAGCCAGTCTTACGGCGCGACCACCGAGTACAGTGCAGTCCCAGCGGAAACCTACCCCAGCCAGCAGTATGACGAACGGTCGGCGTATTCCGGCTACG CTTTGATAGTGTCTGCAGCAGCCGGCTAA
- the LOC120413662 gene encoding uncharacterized protein LOC120413662 isoform X1 produces MDMSGPPRGGFRGGRGGPPRSGGFGDRGRGRGGRGGPGMGRMMGGPPMMRGRGGGGMMRSGPPRGMGGGGPMRSGPSMSRPYGSRPPLGPRSSYPPSVSNGSNGSAPPPPSSTTENGNDLKTADTTSAAKPVAATTGDSTPTSSAPPGAPKPATTSSQVPSSESGRGSPPQPIKTADSSSLSHSRDSHEPSGGGSSYHSSSSRGYGGPRGDRGGYMPRGMGRGRGGYRGGGGYRGENSYDAPRPFRGGSRGGGRGSYGGGGPGGYGGGPGGYGGGSSYNSGGYNNGPPPSYHQMGGYQGGGGYNQGPPPRQQFDTRQPSNTTTVTPIKRGGMPGGPPGPKRGRYDSGPPSRALPPKSMPPHHGAPAPVSSYNAPPAMPPHGGYPEHSHPPASMDQYGSHGAAPAGGSYGAGAGAPQGGYGANGYSQSGYGSAAVPATGYATGTEYDASHYDYSAGTYDTRYQAGYSQDYSQSYGATTEYSAVPAETYPSQQYDERSAYSGYDTQAYSQGYAKTDQYAHGGYY; encoded by the exons ATGGATATGTCTGGTCCACCACGTGGTGGGTTCCGGGGAGGACGGGGTGGTCCACCCCGAAGCGGCGGATTTGGCGACCGGGGACG CGGTCGCGGTGGTCGTGGAGGTCCCGgcatgggtcggatgatgggtgGCCCGCCAATGATGCGTGGTCGCGGGGGCGGTGGCATGATGCGGTCCGGACCGCCCCGTGGCATGGGAGGTGGTGGTCCGATGCGCAGTGGACCGTCAATGTCCCGGCCGTACGGAAGCCGCCCGCCGCTAGGTCCCCGCAGCAGCTATCCGCCGTCTGTTTCGAACGGTTCCAACGGGTCTGCTCCGCCCCCTCCGTCGTCCACCACTGAAAACGGTAATGATCTCAAAACGGCCGATACCACTTCGGCGGCCAAACCGGTCGCTGCGACGACCGGGGATAGTACTCCGACTTCGTCGGCACCGCCCGGGGCACCAAAACCGGCCACCACTTCGTCACAGGTCCCTAGCTCGGAGTCGGGTCGGGGTTCTCCACCGCAACCAATTAAAACGGCTGATTCTAGCAGCTTGTCACACTCGCGTGATTCGCACGAACCGTCCGGCGGTGGCAGTTCGTACCATTCGTCGTCGTCACGTGGCTACGGAGGTCCCCGGGGAGACCGTGGAGGATACATGCCACGGGGCATGGGACGAGGACGTGGTGGATATCGAGGCGGCGGCGGCTATCGTGGGGAAAATTCGTACGACGCGCCTCGTCCGTTCCGCGGAGGTTCCCGAGGTGGTGGCCGCGGAAGCTACGGCGGAGGTGGACCAGGAGGTTACGGCGGTGGACCGGGAGGGTATGGCGGTGGATCAAGCTACAACAGTGGAGGATACAACAACGGACCGCCTCCCTCGTATCACCAGATGGGCGGCTACCAGGGCGGTGGCGGCTACAACCAAGGACCGCCTCCTCGGCAGCAGTTTGACACGCGACAACCGTCCAACACTACCACGGTGACACCGATCAAGCGCGGAGGAATGCCCGGTGGACCACCCGGGCCCAAGCGGGGTCGCTACGACTCGGGACCGCCGAGCCGAGCGTTGCCACCAAAGAGCATGCCGCCACATCACGGTGCTCCGGCTCCGGTGTCCTCGTACAATGCGCCTCCCGCGATGCCCCCCCACGGAGGCTACCCGGAACATAGTCATCCTCCGGCCAGCATGGACCAGTACGGATCGCACGGAGCGGCCCCAGCCGGTGGTAGCTACGGAGCCGGCGCCGGTGCGCCTCAGGGAGGTTACGGCGCCAACGGGTACAGCCAAAGCGGGTACGGCAGTGCCGCCGTCCCGGCCACAGGCTACGCCACCGGAACGGAGTACGATGCCAGTCACTACGACTACAG TGCCGGAACGTACGACACCCGGTATCAGGCAGGATACTCGCAAGACTACAGCCAGTCTTACGGCGCGACCACCGAGTACAGTGCAGTCCCAGCGGAAACCTACCCCAGCCAGCAGTATGACGAACGGTCGGCGTATTCCGGCTACG ACACGCAAGCCTACTCGCAGGGCTATGCAAAGACCGATCAGTACGCTCATGGTGGTTATTACtaa